From a single Lolium rigidum isolate FL_2022 chromosome 7, APGP_CSIRO_Lrig_0.1, whole genome shotgun sequence genomic region:
- the LOC124675776 gene encoding protein FAR1-RELATED SEQUENCE 5-like — protein MYNKMSNNSGGGAKQKGPQIAPPLVEPSLLQNFKPPYAPDSPATDLRLAQQPYPGHVVLPRPCTSWPPHAPSSPPLNPTNPQQNGEAVGDVVAVNVNPVIDSCDEMMLPKVNTLFDSEDEAYEFYNSYAEKVGFFVRRSTLWTTSKNIITRRTFVCSREGFREKKKGAKESKCPRPETRIGCPASMTIRLTANGKYRLTEFVPNHNHHLATASTIHMLKAKKIRRTARAVRENLVDDTVVTPEFENEDKAYDFYSRYAGKLGFHVRRASLTVNAENVITRRMFVCSKEGFREKKRGANRVKKPRPETRTGCPACLVIRLAPNGKYNVTEFVTCHNHGLGAAAASDLVMESLTEIYQDYRVGLVDKSPGDSTVKQSLIEDHATSSCLEARSWRRYKRKVPHCGDVGASLEYLQKMQHDNPSFFYAIKSDEDGNLTNFLWADSKSIMDFAHFGDVVCLDSGYALQGYGRPVALFTGLNHHKQTVIFGTALLYDESFEAFRWLFDTFKLAMNGILPRTLLTERSPVISEAVATSWPATTHRYCVWQIYQNALQQLSHAFHGSRNLHCNFKRCLFDCDDEAEFLMAWREMLANYDLQDNQWLADLFALKEKWALPYGRDAFCADMKSVQQKDNLSSELKIHLSLERDLLSFFVQFERLLCDRRSAELQADVSASQSTKKPPSMRILKQAADIYTPAAYKMFESEFELYMDCMLYNCGEMGTICDYRITVEDNPKDHFVKFDSRDSMSRCSCKGFEFVGIPCRHMLKVLDTRNIKNLPPQYVLKRWRKDAKSGSSNDGYEYPFDGDPQLAQTKGHNLLCRIFSIAAARAATSVESFAYMENQLNTLMGQVEQFLENRPPDMAALIGANCDRTQNMVTESLHSHTNFVNGSADDSLTFPFTLSAGTLDYR, from the exons ATGTACAACAAAATGTCCAACAACAGCGGTGGAGGTGCAAAGCAGAAGGGTCCTCAAATTGCTCCACCGCTTGTGGAACCTTCATTACTCCAGAATTTCAAGCCTCCTTATGCTCCAGACAGTCCTGCCACTGATCTGAGATTAGCTCAACAGCCTTATCCTGGACATGTAGTACTCCCGCGTCCATGCACATCTTGGCCTCCTCATGCGCCCTCGTCCCCACCATTAAATCCTACGAATCCACAACAAAATGGG GAAGCGGTGGGGGATGTGGTGGCAGTCAATGTTAATCCTGTGATTGATAGCTGCGATGAGATGATGTTGCCAAAGGTAAATACACTATTTGACAGCGAGGATGAGGCTTATGAGTTCTACAATTCGTATGCGGAGAAGGTGGGCTTCTTTGTTCGCAGATCAACACTCTGGACAACATCAAAGAACATCATCACTAGGAGGACATTTGTTTGCTCAAGAGAAGGTTTCcgggagaagaagaagggtgccaaGGAATCAAAATGCCCACGGCCTGAAACAAGAATTGGTTGCCCAGCGAGCATGACCATCCGGCTCACTGCCAATGGCAAGTACCGTTTGACGGAATTTGTACCAAACCATAACCATCACTTAGCAACAGCTTCTACGATTCATATGTTGAAAGCAAAGAAAATTAGGCGTACAGCACGGGCTGTGAGGGAAAATCTGGTGGATGATACTGTGGTAACGCCAGAATTTGAGAATGAAGATAAGGCATATGATTTTTACAGCAGATATGCAGGGAAGCTTGGATTTCACGTGAGAAGGGCAAGCTTGACCGTGAATGCTGAAAATGTTATCACCAGAAGGATGTTTGTTTGTTCAAAAGAAGGGTTCCGCGAGAAGAAAAGAGGAGCAAATAGAGTAAAGAAGCCTCGTCCAGAAACCCGAACTGGTTGCCCAGCGTGTCTGGTCATCCGACTTGCACCTAATGGCAAATATAATGTCACAGAGTTTGTTACTTGCCACAATCACGGGCTTGGTGCTGCAGCAGCTTCTGATCTTGTGATGGAATCACTGACTGAAATTTATCAAGATTACAGAGTCGGTCTGGTTGATAAATCACCAGGTGATTCTACGGTCAAGCAAAGCCTTATCGAAGACCATGCCACTTCAAGCTGTCTAGAAGCTAGAAGTTGGAGAAGGTACAAGCGCAAAGTTCCTCACTGTGGTGATGTAGGTGCTTCTCTGGAGTACCTACAAAAGATGCAGCATGATAACCCTTCATTTTTCTATGCTATAAAATCTGACGAGGATGGAAACTTGACGAATTTTCTGTGGGCAGATTCAAAATCCATCATGGACTTTGCCCACTTCGGTGATGTAGTATGCCTTGATTCAGGTTATGCACTGCAAGGCTATGGTAGGCCGGTTGCTTTGTTTACAGGTCTGAATCATCATAAACAGACTGTCATCTTTGGTACTGCATTGCTTTATGATGAGAGCTTTGAAGCTTTCAGATGgttatttgatactttcaaactgGCAATGAATGGTATCCTTCCCAGGACATTGTTAACTGAAAGATCTCCTGTCATAAGTGAAGCTGTCGCAACAAGTTGGCCTGCAACAACACATCGTTATTGTGTCTGGCAAATTTACCAAAATGCtcttcagcagttgagtcatGCATTCCATGGGTCAAGAAATTTACATTGCAACTTCAAGAGATGCCTATTTGATTGTGACGATGAGGCAGAGTTTTTGATGGCGTGGAGAGAAATGTTGGCAAATTATGACCTTCAAGATAATCAATGGCTAGCAGACCTGTTCGCCCTTAAAGAGAAATGGGCATTACCATATGGCCGTGACGCATTTTGCGCTGATATGAAAAGCGTCCAGCAGAAGGACAACTTGAGCAGTGAGCTTAAAATACATTTATCCCTAGAACGTGACCTTTTGAGTTTCTTTGTGCAGTTTGAAAGATTATTGTGTGATCGTCGGTCTGCAGAACTGCAAGCTGATGTGAGTGCCAGCCAGAGTACaaagaagccaccttcgatgcgaaTATTAAAGCAGGCTGCCGATATATATACACCTGCTGCCTATAAAATGTTTGAAAGTGAGTTTGAGTTGTACATGGATTGCATGCTATATAACTGTGGCGAGATGGGCACAATTTGTGATTATAGGATAACTGTCGAGGACAATCCGAAAGATCATTTTGTTAAATTTGATTCACGTGATTCAATGTCACGTTGTAGTTGTAAGGGGTTTGAGTTTGTAGGGATTCCATGTCGCCATATGCTGAAGGTACTTGATACTAGGAATATCAAGAACCTTCCTCCTCAGTATGTTTTGAAAAGGTGGAGGAAGGATGCCAAATCAGGATCTTCGAATGATGGTTATGAATACCCTTTTGATGGTGATCCTCAGTTGGCCCAGACAAAGGGTCACAATTTACTGTGCCGAATATTCAGTATAGCAGCGGCTAGAGCAGCTACTTCTGTTGAATCATTTGCATACATGGAAAACCAATTGAACACACTTATGGGTCAGGTGGAACAATTTCTTGAAAACAGACCCCCTGACATGGCTGCTCTCATTGGTGCTAATTGTGATCGTACTCAAAATATGGTCACAGAAAGTCTACACAGTCATACTAATTTTGTCAATGGCTCTGCTGATG ATTCTCTAACCTTCCCCTTCACACTGAGTGCTGGTACGTTGGATTACCGCTAG